The Rhinoraja longicauda isolate Sanriku21f chromosome 15, sRhiLon1.1, whole genome shotgun sequence genome includes a region encoding these proteins:
- the nkap gene encoding NF-kappa-B-activating protein: MPPVRRSRSGSPDSALSPKKRRHSSSDGSKSRSPPLKCPSHHLALRKSPLADKKLQKSRSRSRERFSAHKHENGVHHSRSRSREQTSRSYHGHYNKPYMAHYGKEQEDLLQQRHDAFIARRLKERERIGELGAPEIWGLSPKFPEVDSDEHTPVEGEQGEKSSSADSSAEEEKKKRKKKKKKNKKKKSKKKKHKHSEESESDSGSESDLTDYDKKKKKKNKSHKKKKAKKMKKNKEKVSESSSEESEEENALEAVWVEKTGAQEEDTTYGPEAPMEQSAQDDDTPLNYGHALLPGEGAAMAEYVKAGKRIPRRGEIGLTSDQIASFEHSGYVMSGSRHRRMEAVRLRKENQIYSADEKRALASFNREERLKRENKILSGFREMVQRKTKGKEEK; encoded by the exons ATGCCTCCTGTGCGTCGGTCAAGGAGTGGCAGTCCAGATTCGGCTTTAAGCCCGAAGAAGAGGCGGCACAGCAGCAGTGATGGCAGCAAGTCACGAAGTCCTCCGTTAAAATGTCCCAGTCATCACTTGGCACTCAGGAAATCACCTTTGGCTGACAAAAAGCTTCAAAAATCCCGATCTAGGTCGAGAGAGCGATTCAGCGCACACAAGCATGAAAATGGTGTGCATCATTCAAGGTCAAGATCAAGGGAACAGACGTCCCGTTCCTATCATGGGCACTACAACAAACCTTATATGGCCCACTATGGAAAAGAACAGGAAGATTTACTCCAACAGAGACATGATGCCTTTATTGCCAG GCGTCTAAAGGAGCGAGAAAGAATTGGAGAACTGGGAGCACCAGAAATTTGGGGACTGTCTCCAAAATTTCCAGAAGTAGA CTCGGACGAGCATACTCCAGTGGAGGGTGAGCAAGGGGAGAAGAGCAGCAGTGCTGATTCCAGTGCAGAAG AGGAAAAaaagaagagaaagaaaaaaaagaaaaagaataaaaagaaaaaatcAAAAAAGAAAAAGCATAAACATTCAGAAGAAAGTGAATCTGACTCTGGCAGCGAAAGTGACTTAACAG ATTACgataaaaagaaaaagaagaaaaataaatcCCATAAAAA GAAGAAGGCAAAGAAAATGAAAAAGAACAAGGAGAAAGTGTCTGAATCTAGTAGTGAAGAGTCTGAGGAGGAAAATGCACTTGAAGCTGTCTGGGTAGAAAAAACAG GTGCACAGGAGGAGGACACCACATATGGACCGGAAGCTCCAATGGAGCAGTCTGCTCAAGACGATGACACACCTTTGAA TTACGGTCACGCTCTGCTTCCTGGTGAAGGGGCTGCCATGGCTGAGTATGTGAAAGCCGGGAAGCGGATTCCACGGAGAGGTGAAATCGGTCTGACCAGCGACCAGATCGCTTCCTTTGAACACTCTGGTTACGTAATGAGTGGAAGCAG ACACCGACGCATGGAGGCTGTGCGTCTGCGTAAGGAGAACCAGATTTACAGTGCAGATGAGAAGAGAGCGCTGGCTTCGTTTAACAGAGAGGAACGACTGAAGAGGGAGAACAAGATTCTGTCCGGCTTCAGGGAGATGGTGCAAAGGAAGACCAAGGGCAAGGAGGAAAAATAG